The following are encoded in a window of Dioscorea cayenensis subsp. rotundata cultivar TDr96_F1 chromosome 16, TDr96_F1_v2_PseudoChromosome.rev07_lg8_w22 25.fasta, whole genome shotgun sequence genomic DNA:
- the LOC120279295 gene encoding LOW QUALITY PROTEIN: F-box protein At1g47056-like (The sequence of the model RefSeq protein was modified relative to this genomic sequence to represent the inferred CDS: inserted 2 bases in 1 codon): protein MGQSFSRSRHPKPSPPPSFSATATMLAGSDSDLDRDHTVDLPDECLALVFHSLGSGDRKRCSLVCRRWLAVEGQSRQRLSLDARAALLSAAPSLFSRFDAVSKLALKCDRRSDSIGDEALALISLRCPNLTRLKIRACRALTDAGMAALAAHCTSLRKLSCGSCAFGSKGIDAVLKGCPLLEELSIKRLRGLADAGDPVGPGVAAXGSLRSICLKELYNGQCFGPLIAGCRNLKTLKLFRCSGDWDLLLDDIATKVPGIVEIHLEKLQVSDRGLFSISACADLEVLHLVKTPECTDAGLAWVAEKCRLLRKIHIDGWKTNRIGDEGLMAVAQRCPNLQELVLIGVNPTARSLGLIASNCRNLERLALCGSETFGDQEISCIASKCMALKKLCIKGCPVSDHGMEALAEGCPNLVKVKVKKCKGVTAEGADWLRASRGSLAVNLDAVGPVEQQDGSISDSGVLENGAELMLGLPEQIAAMELPSSSSSRSMLSKARNFMTSVFRKWHHGSSNCHHT, encoded by the exons ATGGGCCAATCCTTCTCCCGTTCTCGCCATCCCAAACCCTCGCCGCCGCCATCCTTCTCCGCCACCGCTACGATGCTCGCCGGCTCCGATTCCGATCTCGACCGTGACCACACTGTGGATCTCCCCGATGAGTGCCTTGCCCTTGTTTTCCACTCCCTTGGATCCGGCGATCGCAAGCGGTGCTCCCTTGTTTGCCGGCGATGGCTCGCCGTTGAGGGCCAGTCCCGGCAACGCCTCTCTCTTGATGCTCGAGCTGCTCTTCTCTCCGCTGCTCCTTCCCTTTTCTCACGCTTCGATGCTGTTTCAAAGCTTGCTCTCAAGTGCGACCGCCGCTCTGATAGCATCGGCGATGAGGCCTTGGCTTTGATCTCCCTCCGTTGTCCTAACCTTACCCGGCTCAAGATCCGGGCTTGCCGCGCGCTGACGGACGCTGGCATGGCCGCGCTCGCGGCGCACTGCACTTCGCTTCGGAAGCTTTCTTGTGGTTCCTGCGCGTTTGGGTCAAAAGGCATCGATGCCGTGCTGAAGGGTTGCCCGCTTCTTGAGGAGCTCTCGATCAAGCGTCTCCGTGGACTTGCTGACGCCGGGGACCCTGTTGGTCCCGGCGTCGCCGC GGGCTCGCTTCGTAGCATCTGTCTCAAGGAGTTGTACAATGGGCAGTGCTTCGGCCCGCTTATTGCCGGATGCCGGAATCTGAAGACGCTTAAGCTCTTCAGGTGCTCCGGAGACTGGGACCTGCTTCTTGATGACATCGCTACCAAAGTCCCTGGGATTGTTGAGATCCATTTGGAGAAGCTCCAGGTAAGCGACCGCGGGCTTTTCTCCATCTCTGCGTGTGCTGATCTGGAGGTGCTGCACTTGGTCAAGACTCCTGAGTGCACTGACGCCGGCCTGGCTTGGGTGGCAGAGAAATGCCGGTTGCTCCGCAAGATCCATATTGATGGGTGGAAGACGAATCGCATTGGGGATGAAGGTCTGATGGCCGTTGCACAGCGTTGCCCTAATCTACAGGAGTTAGTCTTGATTGGTGTCAATCCGACAGCACGAAGCCTTGGGTTGATTGCAAGCAATTGTAGGAACCTAGAAAGATTAGCTCTTTGTGGCAGTGAAACATTTGGGGATCAGGAGATCTCTTGCATTGCTTCAAAGTGCATGGCTCTCAAGAAGCTCTGCATTAAGGGGTGCCCTGTATCGGATCACGGAATGGAGGCTCTTGCAGAAGGTTGCCCTAATCTTGTTAAGGTGAAGGTAAAGAAGTGCAAGGGAGTGACGGCTGAGGGGGCCGATTGGTTGAGAGCCAGCAGAGGGTCATTGGCTGTGAATTTGGATGCTGTAGGCCCTGTAGAGCAGCAGGATGGGAGTATCAGTGACAGTGGGGTGTTGGAGAATGGTGCAGAGTTGATGCTCGGATTACCTGAACAGATTGCAGCAATGGAACTTCCGTCCAGCAGTAGTAGCAGGTCAATGCTGTCAAAGGCGAGGAATTTTATGACTTCTGTTTTTAGGAAATGGCATCATGGTAGTAGCAATTGCCACCACACATGA